A window from Corythoichthys intestinalis isolate RoL2023-P3 chromosome 10, ASM3026506v1, whole genome shotgun sequence encodes these proteins:
- the epcam gene encoding epithelial cell adhesion molecule gives MKMWIALVLAALAVGASAQSCSCSTMKWATCDGTPCQCYILVGDQMKQKLDCNALIPKCFLMKAEMYRAKKGLDTRTGIGGKPVETAFLDNDGIYDPECENDGKFKAKQCNNTEECWCVNSAGVRRTDKGDKNLKCEKLVETYWVRLQLKHKPVTGPVDPEQLKMAIADAINKRYDNFNKEFVKEIKYDPDSRTIVVDVKKPKGERKTDLSKMAYYMEKDVKVLPLFKDQEKFEPRVGGRNMEMENILVYYVDEEAPTFTMKNLPGGIIAVIVVVVLTVVAGLLLLFFLKRRQSQQYNKAQQREMDPM, from the exons aTGAAGATGTGGATTGCTCTCGTGCTTGCCGCGCTTGCGGTCGGAGCGTCAGCACAAAGCT GTTCATGTAGCACTATGAAGTGGGCCACCTGTGATGGAACTCCTTGCCAGTGTTACATCCTGGTTGGtgatcagatgaaacaaaagctCGACTGCAATGCAT TGATCCCCAAGTGCTTCTTGATGAAAGCTGAGATGTACAGAGCCAAAAAAGGCCTGGACACCCGTACTGGCATCGGAGGAAAACCCGTGGAGACTGCTTTCTTGGACAATGACGGCATCTATGACCCAGAGTGTGAGAATGATGGCAAATTCAAGGCCAAGCAGTGCAACAACACAGAGGAGTGTTGGTGCGTCAACAGCGCCGGTGTTCGTCGAACAGATAAAGGAGACAAGAACCTCAAGTGTGAGAAGCTGGTGGAGACCTA CTGGGTCCGTCTTCAGCTGAAGCACAAACCAGTGACTGGTCCTGTGGACCCAGAACAACTGAAAAT GGCTATTGCTGATGCTATCAACAAGCGTTATGACAATTTTAACAAGGAATTTGTGAAAGAGATTAAG TACGATCCTGATTCCCGCACGATTGTGGTGGATGTGAAGAAGCCCAAGGGAGAGCGCAAGACCGATTTGAGTAAAATGGCTTACTACATGGAGAAAGAT GTCAAAGTGCTTCCTCTATTCAAGGATCAAGAGAAGTTTGAGCCCAGAGTGGGAGGTCGGAATATGGAGATGGAGAACATCTTGGTGTACTACGTAGATGAGGAGGCCCCAACATTCACCATGAAGAATCTTCCTGGTGGGATCATCGCAGTCATTGTGGTGGTTGTCCTCACTGTGGTGGCAGGCTTGCTACTCCTG ttCTTCCTCAAAAGACGCCAGAGTCAGCAGTACAACAAAGCTCAG CAAAGAGAAATGGATCCCATGTAA